The following DNA comes from Phytohabitans rumicis.
GCGCTGTGCGGCGATCATCCCCGCGGCGCGGCCGGCAGGTCGGCGACCGCGTCGGCCTCGGCCAGCAGCGCGAGCCCGTCGTCGAGGCGGCGGCGCTCCGCCTCGTGGTAGGCGAGGCTGATCAGGATGCGGGCCCGCAACTCCGGGTCGGGGCCGCTGTTCAGCGCGGCGCGTAGCAGCCGCCGAGCCGCTGCGTGCCGTCCGTGCTCGGTCTCCCGGACGGCCTGGGCATGCAGCTCGGCGGCGCTCGCGACGGACACGCCCCATCATGGCATGGGGTTTTGTGGATCCGGCTCGGCCGGTTAGCTCGCCTGTAGTGCCTCCAACGCGAACTGCATCCGCTTGACCGGGTCCTCTTCGCTCTGCATCAACGACGCGCTGCCGTTCGACGCGATCAGCGCCTTGGCGATCCGGCCGGCGAAGACCGGGGCCGCGAAAGACGTACCGCTGGAGATGCCGAACCCGCCGGCGAAGTCATCGATGTCGATGCTTTCCCGGATCATCGGGTGGTGCGGGTCGAGGATGGCGGCGCCGGGGCTCAGCGCGTGGTCGAACTTGGGCATCGTGCTCACCACGGCCGAGCCGGGCGCCCAGTGGTGCACCCACGTGCCCGTGTTGCTGAAGAGCGCGATGGTCCCGTTCGGGTTGAGCGCGCCCACACTGGACACTGGGATCGCGGGCGTTTCGGAGCCCGACGGCGGCTCGGCGTAGGCCGCGGGGAACATGGGCCGGGCGGTGGCGTCGTTGCCGGCCGCGCCCACCACGGCGATGCCGAGCTCGGCGAGGTTGCGCACCTCCTCGTACAGCAGCGAGCTGTACGCGTCGTCCGCCGGCGACTCGTGGTAGAAGCCCAGCGACAGGGACACCACGTCGATCGCCTGGCCGCCCGGCTCGCCCGCGGCGAATTTGCGGGCCAGTTCGTGCACCGTCTGCAGTGCCTGCAACAGCTCGGATTCGACGATCACGCCGTCGGAGTGGATGACCCGTACGGGGAGGATGTCGGCGTCCGGGCACGCCTGGCGGACCAGTCCACAGATGAACGTGCCGTGCCCGGCCAGCGGGTCGCGCATGCCGTCGAGCGGGCCGATGACGTCGCCGGTCGTGTCGAGCGCGGTGCCCGCGTCGCCGGTCAGCGCGTTGATGGCCGGCAGCACGCCCTGCTCCGGGGTGAGCCATTCGTGCGTACCGCAGCCGGTGTCGAGCACCGCCACCACCGGGCGCCGCGGGGTCACGCTCGCCTGCCGGACCGGGGGCGGCAGGACCAGGTGGACCGGCTGGGTGGCGCCGAACCCGAGCATCCCGTACTGGGCGACCGGGCTGAACGGGAACGCGGAGTGGTACGGGAAGGCCGAGTGATAGGGAAACGCCGAGTGGTACGGGAAGGCGGAGTGGTACGGGTTGCCGGTGATCGGCGACGTGGCGGCGAACATGAGGTGGTCGAGCCCGGCGCCGAGGCTGCGCAGCCGGCCCGCGTCGCGCGCCCGCAGCGCCTGGAGCATCCGCCAGGCGTCGGGGACGGCCGGGCCGGCGTTGGTCGGCGCGAGGCGCATGCACCGGCGGCGCGGCTCGCCGTCGTCGTCGAGGCGCAGCGACAGGCCCGCGGCGACCTCGTTGAAGACGCGGCGGTGCTCGGCGGCGGGACGGCGCATCAGGAGTCGGTTGGCGACGTACACAGTGGACTGAAGGGACTGGTCCGGTAGAACCTGGGCGGTGATGGGGTCGAGGGATCGGGCGCCGTGCGCCGCCATGAGGGCGGCCGGCGGCGCGGGGACGTGCTTATCTGCTGTGCCCACGTTGGACTCCCCACGAAGAGTTCGGCTAGAGCTGCACCGGCGGCGTGACCACCGGGCGGTGGAGGGGCACCGTCGCCCCGTTCGTCGGATGGATCATGATCTGCACCAGACCGGACGGCACTTCGGCGAACGCGAAGCGGCCGTCGGCGTCGGCGTGGGTCTCGTGTACGCCCCGCGGAGTGCGTAGCTCGACCCGAAGCGCGCCGCCTGGTGCGATCCAACCGTCGATCCGCCTGTGATGCGGTCCCGAATCCGACACCGTCACCATCACGGTGAGGCTTTCCGCCGAAAAGGTGACGGTGGAGGCCGTCTCCGCCCCGCGGGCACCCATCGGTGCGAGCGCCTCCTGTAACCGCATCAGCTCGAACTCAAGGTCTTCGAGCTGGAGCGTGAAAAGCACGCGGTCGGCGAGGTCGACCGGCACCGGGTCGAGTGACTCCCACATGTCGTGAACCGCACGCAACACCATCTGGTCGTCAGTCACGCCGGTCACTCCACTCCGGATCGGCGGCCAGCAGGCCGCGCAGCTTGTCCAGGCAGCGCCCGCGGGTCGGCCCGATGCTGCCCACCGCGATCCCCAGCTCGGTGGAGAGCGAGGCGTAGTCCGGCCGGTCCTCGAACGCGATCACCCGCAGCAACCGGCGGCACCGCTCGGGCAGCTCGGCCACGTGCCGCCACAGCGTGCGCGCGGTGCCCTCGGCCAGCACGGTCGCGTCCGGTCCACCCACCGGCGGCAGCGCCGCGTCGAGGGTCTGCGGCTCGGCGACGTCCTCGCGCCGCCCCGCCTTGGCCGTACGCCACGCCTCCCGGCGCGCGGTGGTCGTGGTCCAGCGCAGCACCGCCTGCGGGTCGCGCACCGAGTCGACGTTGCGCACCAGCGCCAGCCAGGTCGACTGCACCACGTCCTCGGCCGCCTCCCGATCCAGGCCGTACGCCCGGACCAGGTGCCACAGCATCGGCGTCAACAGCCGGACGAGGCGATCCAGCCCCGCCGGATCGCCGGCGCGCCAGGCGGCGAACTCACGAGCGGCCCGCTCCCAGGAAGCGGCACCGACCCCGGTGTCATCGGAGGTCACCGACGTCATCGCCCCTCCCCTCACCTGCACCCCCACACACTGCGTCATGGTAGGTCCACGCGATATCGCCAAGGCGACAGTGCGCGGCGCACAACTGAGGAGAAGGCCCGTGCCGGTCTGATACATCCCGGGCCGAAGAAAGTTTTTGTGTATCACGAACGCCGCGTGTGCGCTCCTCTAGCCGGATCTTCACTGCGGCCGTGACGCGCATGGGGGTGTGCGCGCGGCGGCTCCCCCTCGGGGGCTGGGGGGAGGAACGGCGGGGGTGCTTCCCGGGGGATGCACCCCCGCCTCATTCCATATTCAGGGCGTCGGGGCGATCCGGCGGATCGGGATGACCCGGTTGACCCGGGTCGCCCGCAGCGTGCGCCGTACGACCGGGTTGGGATTGCACAGGACGAGCTGCCCGCCCCGGGCGCGGGTACGCAGGTGCACCGCGACCAGCGCCCGGACCCCCGCGGCGGACAGGAAGTCGACTCCCCCAAGGTCGACTCGCAGTGGCGCCGGTGCGGGCGGCAGAGCCCACAACAGCGCGCGGAACTCGTCCACGTTGGCTATGTCGATCTCACCGGTGACGCGTACGTCGATTCCCCGTGTGCCGACGGTGACCTCGGCACGTAACTGATGTTGCACTTCCCCCATAGCCCCGACACTAGGCAGCGATCCGGGCGGCGACGACCTACCAGAGGGGAATCTTGTCCAGGCCGCGTACGACCAAAGTAGTAGGGGTTTACTCAGTCCCCGGCCGGACGATCCCCGCCTCGTACGCGAACACCACCACCTGCACGCGGTCGCGGAGTGCGAGCTTTGTGAGAATCCTCCCGACGTGCGTCTTCACCGTCGCCTCCGACACGGTGAGCGCCCGCGCGATCTCGCCGTTGGAGCCGCCGCGGGCCACCTCCACGAGCACCTCCCGCTCACGCTCGGTGAGCTGGTCGAGCCGCGCGTCGGTGGGTGACCGGCCGCTCGCCGGGTCGGGCAGGTGCGGCGCGAACGCGTCGATCAGCCGCCGGGTGACGCTCGGGCCACCACGGCGTCCCCCGCCGCCACGGCCCGGATGCCGCTGATCAGGTCGGCCGGCGGCACGTCCTTGAGCAGGAAGCCGCTGGCCCCGGCGCGGAGCGCGGCGTACACGTACTCGTCGAGGTTGAACGTCGTCAGCACCAAGACGCGCGCCGCGGACCCGGACTCGACGATGCGCCGCGTCGCCTCGATGCCGTCGGTCACCGGCATGCGCACGTCCATCAGCACGACGTCCGGTGCCAGCGCCCGGGTCATCGCGACGGCCTGGGTGCCGTCCCCGGCCTCGCCGACCACCTCCAGGTCGGGCTGGGTCTCCAGGACCATGCGGAAGCCGAGACGCAGCAGCGCCTGGTCGTCCACCAGCAGCACTCGCGTGGTCATGGCCCACCCCCGTCGAAGCGCAACCGCGCGCGGACCCGCCAGCCGGGACCGCCGGTCCGCGGCCCGGCCTCGACGCCGCCGCCGTACGCCGCGGCCCGTTCGATCATCCCTGGTACGCCGTGCCCGCCGCCCGCGGGCGCGGCGGCCGGACGGTGCGCGCCGTCGTCGGTGACCTCCACCTCCGCGCCCCCGTCCCGGAAACGCAGGAGTACGTGGGCGCTGGCGTCCGGCCCGGCGTGCTTGAGCGTGTTGGTGAGCGCCTCCTGCACGATGCGGTAGACGGCCACGCCCGCGCCCGGACCCCAGTCTCCGGGCACGCCCTCGACCGTGACCGCGACCCGAACGCCGGCGGCGCGCACCTGCTCCACCAAGGCGTCGACGTCGGCCAGGCCGGGCTGCGGCGCCCGGCCGTCCGCGCCGTCGCGCAGCAGGCCGAGGACGCGCCGCATCTCGCCGAGCGCCTGCCGGCCGGTCGCCGACACCTTCCCCATCGCGTCGGCGGCCCGCTCGGGCGACGCCGTCGCGGTGAGCGCCGCCCCGTCGGCGAGCGCCACCATGACGGCCAGGCTGTGGGCGACGATGTCGTGCATGTCCCGGGCGATGCGGGCCCGCTCGGCGGCGGCCGCGAGCTGGGCCTGCTGGTCGCGCTCGCGCTCCAGGCGGCGGGCCCGCTCCTCCAGCTCGGCCAGGTACGCCTGCCGGGTGCTGACCACGATGCCGAGCAGCACCGTCGTCGCGAGCACCGCCGACACGAAGCCCAACGCCGTCCAGTGTGGACCGTCCAAGAGGAACACCGCGAGCGCCGGGACCTCGATGGCCACCACGATCGGCACGAGCTGGCGGCGCCGGCCGTAGCGGGCGGCCGTATAAACCGCCACGGCCACGGGCAGCTCGGGGTAGAGCCCCTCGACCCGGACGCCGACGACCAGCGCGGACAGGATCGCGAGCGCGTACACCGCCCAGAAGACCGCGACCGGCCACCGCCGCCGCCACACGAGCGGCAGGTGGACGGCGGCGAACCACAGCCCGGCGGCCACCCCGGCGCCAGCCAGCGTCGCCGGCCCCGTGAAGGCGGCCAGCAGCGCGGCGAGGCCGGCATCGGCCCACCGGGGATGCCGCCGGAGCGTGTCCACTACTAGAAGGTTAGGCATCGCGGCGGCGGAGCAGGGCCACCCCGCCGGCGAGGGCGAGGGCGGACCACCCCACCAGTACCGCCGCGGAGGCGCCCGGCGACAGCGTCTCGAACGGGCCGCCGCCACCGTCCACGCTGTACATGGCCTGCCCGGCCACGGTCGGCACGTACTTCATGATGGCGTCCTCCCGGTCGCCGGGCAGGGCCGGTCCGAGCAGCAAGGGTACGACGAACAGCGCCGCCACCAGCGTCGTGATGGCACCGGCGGTGTTGCGCAGCACCGCGCCCAGCCCGAGCCCGAGCAGCCCGAAGAGCACCGGACACGCGGCGGCGCCGGCGATCGCGGCGGGCATGCCCGGGTCGCCCAGCGCGGCTCCCCCGTCGCCGATGAACGCCTGGCAGGCGACGAACGAGGCCAGGCACGTCACCGCCATCAGCGGGAGCGTCAAGGCGACCAGGACGGCGGCCTTCGCGCACACCACCGGCCAGCGGCGGGGCACCGCGGTGAGTGTGGCCCGGATCAGGCCGGAGCCGTACTCGCCGGACATCTGCAAGATGCCGAACACGCCGAAGACCAGCACGAAGAAGTCGATCGGCAGGAACGCCGCGCCCACCGCCTCGGACAGGGCCGGGGCCGGCTCGCCGCCGTCGATCGACCGGCTCACGCCGTACCCGATGGCGCCGGACAGGACGACGGCGAGCACCGCGGCGGTGCCCAGCGTCAGCCAAGTGGAGCGGAGCGAGACCAGCTTGGTCCACTCGGAGCGCACGACCCGCGGGAACGTGATCATCGGTATTCCACCGCCTCCCGGGTGAGGTCCATGTATGCCTCTTCCAGCGAGGCGCGGCGCGGGGTCAGTTCGTACAGCGGGATGCCGTGTGCCAGCGCCAGGTCGCCGATCCGCTCGGCGCCCAGACCACCGACCGCGAGTACGCCCGGCTCGGCGCTCGTCACGGTGGCCCGGTGCGCGACGAGCGCGTCCCGCAGGGCGGTGGCCTGCGGCGACCGGACCAGGACGCTGCCCACCGCGACCCGGGCGATCAGCTCGTCGACGGTGGTGTCCGCCAGCAGCCGGCCGCGGCCGATGATGACGAGATGCTCGGCGGTCACCGCCATCTCGCTCATCAGGTGGCTGGAGACCAGGACGGTGCGCCCCTCGGCGGCCAGGCCCTTGAGCATGTTGCGCACCCACAGCACGCCGTCCGGGTCGAGCCCGTTGACCGGCTCGTCCAGGATCACCACCGCCGGGTCGCCGAGCAGCGCGGCCGCGATGCCCAGGCGCTGGCCCATGCCGAGCGAGAAGCCACCCGCCCTCCGTCCGGCCACCTCCTGGAGGCCGACCATGGCCAGCACCTCGTCCACTCTGGATGCCGGGAAGCCGTGCGTCTGGGCGAGCGCGAGCAGGTGGCTGCGCGCCGTACGTCCCTTGTGGATGGACTTGGCCTCCAGGAGCGCACCGGCCTGGCGGAGCGGGTCGGCGTGGTCCCGGTACGGCCGGCCGTTGACGGTGGCCACGCCCGCCGTCGGGTGGTCCAGCCCGACGATCATCCGCATGGTGGTGGACTTGCCGGCGCCGTTGGGCCCGAGGAAGCCGGT
Coding sequences within:
- a CDS encoding S8 family peptidase, with the protein product MGTADKHVPAPPAALMAAHGARSLDPITAQVLPDQSLQSTVYVANRLLMRRPAAEHRRVFNEVAAGLSLRLDDDGEPRRRCMRLAPTNAGPAVPDAWRMLQALRARDAGRLRSLGAGLDHLMFAATSPITGNPYHSAFPYHSAFPYHSAFPYHSAFPFSPVAQYGMLGFGATQPVHLVLPPPVRQASVTPRRPVVAVLDTGCGTHEWLTPEQGVLPAINALTGDAGTALDTTGDVIGPLDGMRDPLAGHGTFICGLVRQACPDADILPVRVIHSDGVIVESELLQALQTVHELARKFAAGEPGGQAIDVVSLSLGFYHESPADDAYSSLLYEEVRNLAELGIAVVGAAGNDATARPMFPAAYAEPPSGSETPAIPVSSVGALNPNGTIALFSNTGTWVHHWAPGSAVVSTMPKFDHALSPGAAILDPHHPMIRESIDIDDFAGGFGISSGTSFAAPVFAGRIAKALIASNGSASLMQSEEDPVKRMQFALEALQAS
- a CDS encoding sensor histidine kinase, producing MDTLRRHPRWADAGLAALLAAFTGPATLAGAGVAAGLWFAAVHLPLVWRRRWPVAVFWAVYALAILSALVVGVRVEGLYPELPVAVAVYTAARYGRRRQLVPIVVAIEVPALAVFLLDGPHWTALGFVSAVLATTVLLGIVVSTRQAYLAELEERARRLERERDQQAQLAAAAERARIARDMHDIVAHSLAVMVALADGAALTATASPERAADAMGKVSATGRQALGEMRRVLGLLRDGADGRAPQPGLADVDALVEQVRAAGVRVAVTVEGVPGDWGPGAGVAVYRIVQEALTNTLKHAGPDASAHVLLRFRDGGAEVEVTDDGAHRPAAAPAGGGHGVPGMIERAAAYGGGVEAGPRTGGPGWRVRARLRFDGGGP
- a CDS encoding STAS domain-containing protein, whose protein sequence is MGEVQHQLRAEVTVGTRGIDVRVTGEIDIANVDEFRALLWALPPAPAPLRVDLGGVDFLSAAGVRALVAVHLRTRARGGQLVLCNPNPVVRRTLRATRVNRVIPIRRIAPTP
- a CDS encoding ABC transporter permease subunit codes for the protein MITFPRVVRSEWTKLVSLRSTWLTLGTAAVLAVVLSGAIGYGVSRSIDGGEPAPALSEAVGAAFLPIDFFVLVFGVFGILQMSGEYGSGLIRATLTAVPRRWPVVCAKAAVLVALTLPLMAVTCLASFVACQAFIGDGGAALGDPGMPAAIAGAAACPVLFGLLGLGLGAVLRNTAGAITTLVAALFVVPLLLGPALPGDREDAIMKYVPTVAGQAMYSVDGGGGPFETLSPGASAAVLVGWSALALAGGVALLRRRDA
- a CDS encoding ABC transporter ATP-binding protein, yielding MIEAQALSKRFGDKLAVDGLSFTVKPGQVTGFLGPNGAGKSTTMRMIVGLDHPTAGVATVNGRPYRDHADPLRQAGALLEAKSIHKGRTARSHLLALAQTHGFPASRVDEVLAMVGLQEVAGRRAGGFSLGMGQRLGIAAALLGDPAVVILDEPVNGLDPDGVLWVRNMLKGLAAEGRTVLVSSHLMSEMAVTAEHLVIIGRGRLLADTTVDELIARVAVGSVLVRSPQATALRDALVAHRATVTSAEPGVLAVGGLGAERIGDLALAHGIPLYELTPRRASLEEAYMDLTREAVEYR
- a CDS encoding carboxypeptidase regulatory-like domain-containing protein, encoding MTDDQMVLRAVHDMWESLDPVPVDLADRVLFTLQLEDLEFELMRLQEALAPMGARGAETASTVTFSAESLTVMVTVSDSGPHHRRIDGWIAPGGALRVELRTPRGVHETHADADGRFAFAEVPSGLVQIMIHPTNGATVPLHRPVVTPPVQL
- a CDS encoding RNA polymerase sigma factor; the protein is MTSVTSDDTGVGAASWERAAREFAAWRAGDPAGLDRLVRLLTPMLWHLVRAYGLDREAAEDVVQSTWLALVRNVDSVRDPQAVLRWTTTTARREAWRTAKAGRREDVAEPQTLDAALPPVGGPDATVLAEGTARTLWRHVAELPERCRRLLRVIAFEDRPDYASLSTELGIAVGSIGPTRGRCLDKLRGLLAADPEWSDRRD